In Felis catus isolate Fca126 chromosome B1, F.catus_Fca126_mat1.0, whole genome shotgun sequence, the sequence ACCGGTTGTGTTTTCACTGGACGGTGTTAGATGCTAGGAACTCTCACGTGACTGGTCTGAGCAAAGCAAGTTGCCCTATTTAACGTAGTGACTTGAGCCAGTCCATTCCAGACCTTCCTGGAGCATAAAGCTGACCCCTGTCCCAAGACGAGACACCTGCTCCTGTCTGAGTGCCTGGCCCCGACAAGTCCATTCTCCCCGGGTCTGGAGCCTGCCCGTCTTCAGACTCCACGAACACCCCCTTGCTTCTGTAGCCTCAGCCCCGGCCACCTGCCACGTGTGGGCAAAGAGGCCTGCAGAATTGCTTCCAAAGAACCCTTTGACCACCtaattctctgtcccctctcatCAATCGCTCATCACTCTATGTGTCTATCTCCTAACTCTCgtgtctccttcccctctctaGTATCTATCTGTGGAATGTCTTTCTCATCCTTTCCCTTGTATCTCTTCTATGCCACCCTCCTTGACGTGACTTGTGAATGAAAATGCCTTTGAGAGGCATGTGGACAGCAGCCCCTAATGCTGATTGATTTCCCACGCATATGTTctttcagttcatgggtttatatgttgacacacagagagagacagacagagagagagacagagagagagggagggagggagggagggagggagagagaatgtggggcagggttagagagaaaaggagagaggcaaTCCCGAGGAGGGAGGGAAACTCAACGTTCAATCtccccaaccctgagatcatgacatgagtcgcCGCCTCCAGGTCAGACActtctctgactgagccacccaggcatcccgaccCTCCTCGACTTCGAATTCACCTCTAGCATTGTCTTGTTCCCAGGACACTTGGAGAGACTTTATCTTGAAAGGGGAAGAGAGGTTAACCCGTGTTTCTTTGCTGCTTCTCAATACTTAGTTGTTCTCCACTAGGTGAGGATCCAAGTCCCAAGTACACTTGGGAACAAATGCAGGATTCTACTCTAAGTGACGGGAAACTACAGtgtacacacaaaaaagaaaaccatgcacATTCGGTCGTGTCTGAGCAAATTTTATTAGCTGTGGTAACACTACACACAACGTTGCActatcagggaaaaacaaaaacgcAGACAGCATGTAAAATATTCCCCGATATGATCTGCACAAAAACGGTATCAGTGAACTGTTCTAAAACAAAAGATTGCCTCCACTTGCCCAGCCCGGACCGGAATCATTCCTCCGGCGCCCCCACATTCAGACATTCGCAAACCCACTACACGTTCATTTCACAGATCCTTAACTTTACATTCGAGTGGACGACCTCTTGCTCTCCTGGCGCTGGATTTCTCATAGAATCTATTGAAACGAAAGAAACGAGACCTTGTTGATTGAGACGGAGCAGGTGAACCAGAAGGTGTAGATGCATAAAGGAAAAGTGCGCCATGAGCGTCTGCACGTGGGCGCTCAACCCACTCCCCGCCCCAAGCAGGACACCAAACACGGTGTGGACGTAAGCTTTTGTCCTTGCAGGTCTTTGGGGGAATTGCTGCTTTAGCAAAAATAGGTCACGGCCCTGCCTTGCCCGCCGCTCCGCAGTCACCTGCTCGGGGTCACAAGAGCCAGAGGACGAGTGTCCGAGGACATGAGGTGTCTCACTGCCGGTCGCTCTCCTCCGAGGACGAGGAAAGCTGCAGGTCATCGTGGAGGATGCTCCGGGAGACAGGCACACAGCCTCCCTCAGACTGGTGTGTGACGGGCGGGCCCTGGCCAGGGGGGACTGGCCTCTCGGGAGGTGGCAGACAGGGAGCTGCTATGAACCTGGAGCTCCAGCCGCCTTTGTCCAGGCGGCTGAAGATCATTCGCAGGGGCTGGCCGGGTGCCTGCGGACAGGGCGGACACGGGGGCAAGGTGCACGCCTGGAGAGTGTCCAGGTGAGGTTGGGGGCATGGAGGCTGGAGGCCCCTGCTTTGCACCGAGGCAGGTGTCTTCCTGGTCAGCTGGGCTGCCCCCGTGGGACCACATGCACTTCTCCTTGCTGGACGACACGGACTCTGGCGCAGCCCCACATGGGTGCTCCCTGTGCTCTTGTGGGGTGGCTGGAAGGGGCTGCAACgtggtttcttttgggggttcTGGCACGTGTCATCGGGGAGCGGGGCCCATCTCTTGCCTGGTGTCTGGATGTGGGGCTGGGGACTCGGAGCCAAACGGGTTGGAGGAGGATCAGGGCTCACCTCAGGACGCTTGGCTGGTGCCTGGGCGTGGCCAATGCCACACGCCTTGGAGACAGCCCTGGAAGCTTCCAGGGAGGCACATCGGGGCCGGTGTTGTCTCGGCTGGACACCGAGGCCTGGATCCTGGGCAGAGCGTTGGTGTGCCGGGGCAGgcggggcaggcagggctggggtccCCACTTGCTGGGCATCCTGTCGGCCAGCAGGCGGGAAGGTGCTCGCCGCAGGTCTCCCGAGAGGAGCAGCCGACGGGGACAGCTGTGTCGTGTCAGGCGTCCTGCTGGGAGGCTCAGCCGGGATGTGCGGCGCCAGCACGGACACCCTCTTGGTGGTGTACACGGGCATCGGCCTGTGCGGATGCTGTGggaacacacaacacacagacaACGGCCATCAGTCCTTCCCGCCCACCAAGGACACATGCACGACAagcacagcaaagaaacagacAGAAACGCAAACAACCGGGAGAGACGGGAAAGGATTGTACTGACAGAGGACAAGGGCCTCCAGCTCAGCGTCGATTGGGAAGAAACACTGGGCAGTAGCCCCTTGATGCTTTGATTCCACGGGAGCGACGGACCACAAAGGTTGTGCATCGTGCCTGCCTCCCGAAGTGGACAAGCACCTCCATTCAGGCTTCTAGGGAAAGGACAGGCGTCCTGCAGGTGGAGgttcacgggggggggggggtgcctacTGAGTTTGGATGGCCAATGGGGCGGGTGTATGTGTCACCAGGGAAAGATGCCTGTGCCTCCCAAGAGGCCTAGGTGTGGGCACAGCGTCCCGAAATGATGTTGGCACGCCCACCCGGCACCCGGTTAGCACACATGCAAGGAATCCTGCGGGATCATGGACACCCAGCAAACGTGGCTGGAAAGGACCCGCACGGAAATCCCAATGTTGAGAATCGGGCTGGACCCCCTTCCTCAGCCAGGAGGGCCGGGAAGCCCGTCACATCCCCGTCCCCAGGAGAGAACGAGAGCAGGGACGGGGGACACTCACCCTCACATAGTCACAGGATTCTGTGGAGTCCCTCCAGGCTCGCTGCTGCCTTCCAAGGCCTATCCTGGGGAATCTCTGCAGCAGCGCCTTCCTCTGCTGGGCTTCTCGCCTGCACGACCAAGAACGGGAAGGTGAAGGAGCGGCATTTCGTGTCTTCACCTGGGGAGCCAGCGATGGGGCTTGGGCAAGATCTCCTTGCTTCATCTGCCCTCCTGGCTCCCACTCCAGCGAGCCGTCCAGGTTGGCCCAAGACGTCCTTGCATTGAGAGCCGTGTGCGCCACGGCCTGTCATCTGCCGCCTCCCCCTGTCTCCCTACCGCAGGACACACAGCCTCAGGGACTCCCCCAGAGCAGCTCAATAGGCTCGTGAGGtcccctggggggcggggagctcctttctctgcctcccccgcccctgtGTGTGTCTGAAGACGACACAGCACCCAGTGTCCGGGTGCAGAGACACAGCGACCTGAGCTGCCAGGCCACGGGCAGGCCGGAGCCGGCTGCGTCCTCACCTTTGTCCCTCTTCCAGGTCCCTCGCAGCCTGGTTGAAGGGCCCGGGCTTGTGCTGGTCCTGCTGCTGGCGTGGTTCCACATTCTCCTTCGGCTTCCTGGGGACGAAGGCCTGGGGGGCCAGGCACCCGTCCCAGcgcttcatggggcacctggtgcTGGATGCGTTGTGCCCAAAGGCTCCGCAGTCCTTACACTTGAGCTGCGGACCAAGGAGGAGGGGCTCAGTGAATCAGCACCAATCACAGCCCAGCTTCAAAGGACATGACAAGGACACACTCGGGGAGCAGAGGACTGGTGTGGGTGGGCCAGGGCACATCGTGGACGGCTCGGGAGGTGCCAGGAGATGGAAGTTCCTAGGATTCTACCCAAGCCTCTGTGAGGGACGGACCGGGAGTTGGGATTGCAGGTCTCAGGCCGCGTAGAATGAGCCCCACGCCACGATGGGGACAGACACCAGGCTGGACGTGACCCTACGGCCGAGGGAGCTTATCCCAATGGGCAGGCTGCTGAGATGCCAAGGCAGGCCACCGTGGGCT encodes:
- the LOC123384739 gene encoding putative protein FAM90A23P; protein product: MPVYTTKRVSVLAPHIPAEPPSRTPDTTQLSPSAAPLGRPAASTFPPAGRQDAQQVGTPALPAPPAPAHQRSAQDPGLGVQPRQHRPRCASLEASRAVSKACGIGHAQAPAKRPEVSPDPPPTRLAPSPQPHIQTPGKRWAPLPDDTCQNPQKKPRCSPFQPPHKSTGSTHVGLRQSPCRPARRSACGPTGAAQLTRKTPASVQSRGLQPPCPQPHLDTLQACTLPPCPPCPQAPGQPLRMIFSRLDKGGWSSRFIAAPCLPPPERPVPPGQGPPVTHQSEGGCVPVSRSILHDDLQLSSSSEESDRQ